In one Paraburkholderia megapolitana genomic region, the following are encoded:
- a CDS encoding glutathione S-transferase gives MNSAIDFDATTPAVMKIHDWPTGPYPARVRIALAEKKLQSQVRFVTVNLPQGEHKKPQFLLKNYSGTLPVLELDDGTFIAECTAITEYLDALDGTPTLTGRTPRERGLIHMMSKRAELELLDAISVYFHHATPGLGPEVEIYQNAEWGFRQRDKALRGMHYFDSVLRKQPFVAGAVFSMADITVIGGLIFAGLVNLPVPDECEALQAWYARMQERPSVKNRVTMSEPAQVSA, from the coding sequence ATGAATTCCGCCATCGATTTCGATGCAACAACGCCCGCTGTGATGAAGATCCACGACTGGCCCACCGGCCCTTATCCGGCTCGCGTGCGTATAGCGTTAGCCGAGAAGAAGCTGCAATCGCAGGTTCGGTTCGTGACAGTCAATCTTCCGCAAGGCGAGCACAAGAAGCCCCAGTTTTTGCTCAAGAACTACTCAGGCACGCTGCCGGTACTCGAGCTCGACGATGGAACTTTCATTGCCGAATGCACGGCGATTACCGAATACCTCGATGCGCTCGACGGCACGCCGACGCTGACCGGCCGAACGCCGCGCGAGAGGGGCTTGATCCACATGATGAGCAAGCGCGCCGAACTGGAACTGCTCGACGCCATTAGCGTCTACTTCCATCACGCAACCCCAGGTCTTGGACCCGAGGTCGAGATTTATCAGAACGCCGAGTGGGGATTCCGTCAGCGCGATAAAGCGCTGAGGGGGATGCACTATTTCGACAGCGTTCTAAGAAAGCAACCGTTCGTCGCCGGTGCGGTTTTCTCGATGGCCGACATCACGGTTATCGGCGGTCTGATCTTTGCGGGGCTCGTGAATTTGCCGGTACCCGACGAATGCGAAGCGCTTCAAGCCTGGTACGCAAGAATGCAGGAGCGTCCCAGCGTAAAGAACCGCGTGACGATGTCGGAGCCGGCGCAGGTGTCCGCTTGA
- a CDS encoding cation diffusion facilitator family transporter, whose protein sequence is MTEESPKAIFYALAANLGIAVCKFAAAAFTGSGSMFAEAIHSTADCGNQLLLLFGLRQARRPATVLHPLGAGRAIYFYSLIVALLLFFVGGAFSVYEGIHRLLEHEPLSHAFVALAVLGISVVLETFSLMGAIREIRKQHPDKSMWRWFRETRESDLLVVAGEDIAALAGLAIAFVAVLLTMVTGNPMYDALGSIGVGVLLMVIAWLVAREVKSMLIGESASPEVRRAIEAHLRARSEIRSIINLITLQWGRHIVVAVQAEMIDYASGRAMVDAINVIEADLQAAFPQAKWVFFEPDVPRVK, encoded by the coding sequence ATGACAGAAGAATCGCCGAAAGCCATTTTCTACGCGCTTGCCGCCAACCTCGGCATTGCGGTTTGCAAGTTCGCCGCCGCGGCATTCACGGGCTCAGGCTCGATGTTCGCCGAAGCGATCCACTCCACTGCCGATTGCGGCAACCAGTTGCTGCTGCTGTTCGGGCTGCGCCAGGCGCGCCGGCCCGCGACCGTGCTGCATCCGCTGGGTGCCGGTCGCGCCATTTACTTCTACTCGTTGATCGTCGCGTTGCTGCTGTTTTTCGTTGGCGGGGCGTTCTCGGTTTATGAAGGGATTCACCGGCTGCTTGAGCACGAGCCGCTGTCGCATGCGTTCGTCGCGCTCGCTGTGCTGGGTATTTCGGTTGTGCTCGAAACTTTTTCGCTGATGGGCGCGATTCGCGAGATTCGCAAACAGCATCCGGATAAATCGATGTGGCGGTGGTTTCGCGAGACGCGCGAGTCGGACCTGCTGGTGGTGGCGGGCGAAGACATTGCCGCGCTGGCGGGGCTCGCCATCGCGTTCGTCGCCGTGCTGCTGACGATGGTGACCGGCAACCCGATGTACGACGCGCTAGGGTCGATCGGCGTTGGTGTGCTGCTGATGGTGATTGCATGGCTCGTCGCACGCGAAGTGAAGTCGATGCTGATCGGCGAATCGGCGAGCCCGGAAGTGCGACGTGCGATCGAAGCGCATTTGCGGGCGCGCAGCGAGATTCGCAGCATCATCAATCTGATCACGCTGCAATGGGGCCGGCATATCGTCGTCGCGGTGCAGGCCGAGATGATCGACTACGCGAGCGGCCGCGCGATGGTCGATGCGATCAATGTGATCGAGGCGGATTTGCAGGCGGCGTTCCCGCAGGCGAAGTGGGTGTTTTTCGAACCCGATGTGCCGCGGGTGAAGTAA